One bacterium genomic window carries:
- the fabG gene encoding 3-oxoacyl-[acyl-carrier-protein] reductase: protein MILENKTAIVTGGGRGIGRACSLKLAQAGARLVVADMDVRSAEETAGEIRRLNRQAIALSIDVSKQGDAERLAAETLQHFGRIDILVNNAGIARDNLLLRMDEKEWSTVLTVNLTGVYHCMKAVTRPMIKQRSGKIINMASVVGLMGNAGQANYAASKAGVIGLTKSAAKELGSRNIQINAVAPGYIDTEMTRNLPQAARDAFLKLIPLERAGTPDEVADIVLFLAGPSSDYITGQVIQVDGGMVM from the coding sequence TTGATCCTTGAAAATAAAACTGCTATTGTAACAGGGGGAGGCCGCGGAATCGGGCGGGCGTGCAGTTTGAAACTGGCGCAGGCCGGCGCCCGGCTGGTCGTGGCCGATATGGATGTGCGAAGCGCGGAGGAGACGGCCGGTGAGATTCGCCGGTTGAATCGGCAGGCGATCGCCCTGTCCATCGACGTCAGCAAACAGGGAGATGCAGAACGGCTCGCGGCTGAAACCCTTCAGCACTTCGGCCGCATCGACATTCTGGTGAACAACGCGGGCATCGCGCGGGACAATCTGCTGCTGCGTATGGATGAGAAAGAGTGGAGTACGGTTCTCACGGTCAACCTCACCGGCGTGTATCACTGCATGAAAGCCGTGACCCGGCCCATGATCAAACAGCGCAGCGGGAAAATCATCAACATGGCCTCAGTGGTCGGATTAATGGGAAATGCCGGACAGGCCAATTATGCGGCTTCCAAAGCCGGCGTCATCGGACTGACCAAATCGGCGGCCAAAGAACTCGGCTCCCGCAACATTCAGATCAACGCCGTGGCGCCGGGCTACATCGACACCGAGATGACCCGGAACCTTCCGCAGGCGGCCCGGGATGCGTTTTTGAAGCTGATCCCGCTGGAGCGGGCCGGCACTCCGGACGAGGTGGCCGATATCGTGCTGTTTCTCGCCGGTCCGTCCTCCGATTACATCACCGGTCAGGTGATACAGGTGGACGGCGGCATGGTTATGTAA
- the fabF gene encoding beta-ketoacyl-ACP synthase II yields MEPKRVVVTGMGVVTSLGLSVEELWTNLRAGRNGISAITQFNADGYATRFAGEIRDLEVERFLDRKEARRMDRFTQLAMIAAQGAVNDSGIRWDQVDREQYGVVVGSGIGGMQVFEKECRVLFEKGPDRISPFLIPMLIPDIAAGRIAIEYGLKGLNYATVSACATSAHALVAAWNHIRFGDALGILAGGGEAPITPIAVAAFNALRALSTRNDDPEHASRPFDLHRDGFVMAEGSGVLLLEELEHARRRGAKIHAEIVGAGMTADAFHITAPDSDGDGASRSMRIALRHAGIQPEQIEYINAHGTSTPLNDKTETLAIKKVFGSHAHRLAVSSTKSMLGHLLGASGAVEAIATVLCIEQATAHPTINYQTPDPECDLNYVVHGAQPLDITYALSNSFGFGGHNVSLIFKKYCE; encoded by the coding sequence ATGGAACCCAAACGCGTCGTGGTGACAGGCATGGGGGTCGTCACTTCACTGGGACTGAGTGTGGAAGAGCTATGGACCAACCTGAGGGCCGGCCGGAACGGCATTTCAGCGATCACACAATTCAATGCCGACGGTTATGCCACCCGGTTCGCCGGTGAGATTCGCGATCTGGAGGTCGAACGTTTTCTGGATCGCAAGGAAGCCCGGCGCATGGACCGCTTTACCCAACTGGCTATGATCGCTGCGCAGGGCGCGGTGAACGATTCAGGCATCCGCTGGGACCAGGTGGATCGGGAGCAATACGGTGTGGTGGTCGGCTCCGGCATCGGCGGCATGCAGGTGTTTGAAAAAGAGTGCCGGGTTCTGTTCGAAAAAGGACCAGACCGCATCAGTCCGTTTCTCATCCCCATGTTGATTCCGGACATTGCCGCCGGCCGCATCGCCATCGAGTACGGGCTTAAAGGCCTTAACTATGCGACGGTTTCCGCATGCGCCACCTCTGCCCATGCGCTGGTTGCTGCCTGGAACCACATCCGCTTCGGCGATGCATTGGGCATTCTCGCCGGCGGCGGTGAAGCGCCGATAACGCCCATCGCAGTGGCGGCTTTCAACGCTCTGCGCGCCCTGTCCACGCGCAACGACGATCCGGAACATGCCAGCCGGCCCTTTGACTTGCACCGCGACGGCTTTGTGATGGCGGAAGGGAGCGGCGTGCTGCTCTTGGAGGAGCTGGAACATGCGCGCCGGCGTGGGGCTAAAATCCACGCAGAGATCGTCGGCGCCGGCATGACCGCGGACGCCTTTCACATCACCGCGCCCGACAGCGACGGCGACGGCGCCAGCCGTTCCATGCGAATCGCGCTGCGCCACGCAGGCATTCAGCCGGAACAGATCGAATACATCAATGCCCACGGCACCTCAACCCCTTTGAACGACAAGACCGAAACCCTGGCCATTAAAAAAGTGTTCGGCAGCCATGCCCATCGTCTGGCGGTCAGCTCCACCAAATCTATGCTGGGGCACCTGCTCGGCGCCTCCGGCGCGGTGGAGGCCATCGCCACCGTGCTGTGCATCGAACAGGCCACGGCACATCCCACCATCAATTATCAAACGCCGGATCCCGAATGCGATCTCAATTATGTGGTGCATGGCGCTCAACCGCTGGACATCACCTATGCTCTTTCCAATTCGTTCGGCTTCGGCGGCCATAACGTCAGCCTGATCTTTAAAAAATATTGCGAATAG
- a CDS encoding acyl carrier protein, translating into MALEDRVKKIIVDQLGVDEKEVTPEASFIDDLGADSLDTVELVMAFEEEFGIEIPDSEAEKMASVGDALKYLKEKLGDN; encoded by the coding sequence ATGGCTCTTGAAGATCGGGTAAAAAAGATCATCGTCGATCAACTGGGCGTCGATGAAAAAGAAGTCACACCGGAAGCATCCTTTATTGATGATCTGGGCGCGGATTCTTTGGATACGGTCGAACTGGTGATGGCGTTTGAGGAGGAGTTCGGCATCGAAATCCCCGACAGCGAAGCGGAAAAAATGGCTTCGGTCGGTGATGCGCTCAAATACCTGAAAGAAAAGTTGGGCGACAATTAA
- a CDS encoding ketoacyl-ACP synthase III has protein sequence MIIGTGAAIPSRVLTNHDLEKMVDTSDAWIRERTGMEERRLIEEGRFTSDLCTDAARMALADAGLQAVDLDLIIVATVSGDVGFPATACYVQKNIGAINAAAFDVSAACSGFLYGLSIADAFIGAATCRNVLVIGGETLSRMTDYSDRNTCVLFGDGAGAVVVTPSDGRAGLLATLIGSDGRYTDLLCVPGFGTKNPPSLESVKAGYQFIKMEGREVFKQAVTAMGEAATRILQQAGLTSDQVDLLIPHQANLRIIEATAKKISIPMQRVFINLAKYGNTSAASIPIALDEARRLGRLSQGQVAVMVAFGGGLTWASAAVRF, from the coding sequence ATGATCATCGGAACCGGCGCCGCGATTCCCAGCCGGGTGTTGACCAATCACGACCTGGAAAAAATGGTGGACACCAGCGACGCTTGGATTCGTGAGCGCACCGGTATGGAAGAGCGCCGCCTGATCGAAGAGGGTCGGTTCACATCGGACCTGTGCACGGACGCCGCTCGGATGGCTTTGGCTGATGCAGGGCTGCAGGCTGTGGATCTGGATCTGATCATCGTGGCCACGGTTTCCGGCGATGTGGGCTTTCCGGCAACGGCCTGCTATGTGCAAAAAAATATCGGCGCGATCAATGCCGCGGCCTTTGATGTTTCCGCCGCCTGCTCTGGCTTTCTCTACGGTTTGTCCATAGCCGATGCGTTCATCGGCGCTGCCACCTGTCGCAACGTATTGGTTATCGGCGGTGAAACGCTGTCGCGGATGACCGACTATTCTGACCGCAATACTTGTGTGCTTTTCGGAGACGGCGCCGGTGCTGTGGTGGTGACGCCGTCCGACGGCCGGGCCGGTCTTCTGGCGACCCTGATCGGCTCCGACGGCCGGTATACAGACCTCCTATGTGTGCCGGGATTCGGCACCAAAAACCCACCCTCTCTTGAATCCGTTAAAGCCGGATACCAGTTCATCAAAATGGAAGGCCGGGAGGTGTTCAAACAGGCGGTCACCGCCATGGGCGAAGCAGCGACGAGAATTCTACAGCAGGCCGGACTGACTTCCGATCAGGTTGATCTGCTGATTCCACATCAGGCGAACTTGCGCATCATCGAGGCAACCGCCAAAAAGATCAGTATTCCGATGCAACGGGTCTTTATCAATCTGGCCAAATACGGCAACACCTCCGCGGCTTCGATTCCCATTGCACTGGATGAAGCAAGACGTCTGGGCCGGCTGAGCCAGGGGCAGGTCGCGGTGATGGTTGCATTCGGCGGGGGATTGACATGGGCTTCAGCGGCGGTTCGCTTCTAA
- the fabD gene encoding ACP S-malonyltransferase, whose protein sequence is MGQDIFAACESVRSLYQRAEEILGFDLAKISFSGPEELLRQTRYTQPALYVHSYALYTLLRDRGVQAQAVAGHSLGELTALAAAGAWDFEQGLRVVHLRAELMQSSGERYPGAMAAILGLEVHRVEELCAGIEAEFPVVPSNYNAPDQVVISGPQAGVEAAMALALRAGAKRALALKVSAAFHSPLMEPIKREWAQVLTRVTIHPPTLPVYCNVTAQPVQDPEQLRYLLAEQLVRPVQWMGSIESMLNDGISDFVEIGSGTVLSALVRKINRQCRIDHASGMADLDVLGGKA, encoded by the coding sequence ATGGGGCAGGATATCTTTGCCGCCTGTGAGAGCGTCCGTTCATTGTATCAACGGGCAGAGGAAATACTCGGTTTTGATCTGGCAAAGATCAGTTTTTCCGGGCCCGAAGAGCTGTTGCGCCAGACCCGCTATACGCAGCCCGCACTTTATGTGCACAGCTATGCGTTGTATACGCTGTTGCGGGATCGGGGAGTGCAGGCGCAAGCTGTGGCCGGCCATAGCCTCGGCGAGTTGACGGCGCTTGCGGCTGCAGGTGCGTGGGATTTTGAACAGGGGCTGCGTGTTGTGCATCTTCGCGCCGAGTTGATGCAATCAAGCGGCGAACGCTACCCCGGCGCCATGGCCGCAATCCTCGGTTTGGAGGTTCATCGCGTCGAAGAGTTGTGTGCCGGGATCGAGGCGGAGTTTCCGGTGGTGCCGTCCAACTACAATGCGCCGGATCAGGTGGTGATCTCCGGGCCCCAGGCTGGGGTGGAGGCCGCCATGGCCCTGGCGCTGCGGGCCGGCGCCAAACGCGCTTTGGCGCTCAAGGTGAGCGCGGCTTTTCATTCGCCCCTGATGGAGCCGATCAAGCGTGAATGGGCCCAGGTTTTGACAAGAGTGACCATTCATCCACCGACGCTGCCGGTTTATTGCAACGTCACTGCGCAGCCGGTTCAGGATCCGGAGCAGCTCAGATATTTATTGGCAGAGCAGCTGGTGCGGCCGGTGCAATGGATGGGTTCTATTGAATCCATGCTCAACGATGGGATAAGCGATTTTGTAGAAATCGGCAGCGGCACGGTGCTGAGCGCGCTGGTGCGCAAGATCAACCGGCAGTGCCGGATCGATCATGCCTCTGGAATGGCGGACCTGGACGTTTTGGGAGGCAAGGCCTGA
- a CDS encoding acyl-CoA dehydrogenase, translated as MNYFLSEEQIALRDLAREFSQGKIAPAAAEYDQKAEFPWPIVKEMARMDFFRLWIPAEFEGMDAGVMSLVLVTEEFSKACGGIALALAGTALGTFPILIAGTEEQKKRTLPLLASGEALAAFCLTEPEAGSDAGAIQTTARRDGDDYVLNGTKHFITNGGVARYYTVIASTDASRGSRGASAFLVEEGTPGLIFGKKEDKMGIRASATCEVVFQDCRIPKTNLLGKEGQGFMIAMKTLDRSRPGVAAQALGIAAGAFDHAVRYARTRRQFGVSIASFQAIQFMLADMATEIEAVRSLVYATARMIDAGEKDYARESAMCKVKAGDMAMKVTTDAVQIFGGYGYMKDYPIEKYMRDAKITQIYEGTNQIQRNVIARHVIKESASL; from the coding sequence ATGAACTATTTTTTAAGCGAGGAACAGATCGCTCTGCGCGACTTGGCACGTGAATTCAGTCAGGGAAAAATCGCTCCAGCCGCTGCAGAGTATGATCAGAAAGCCGAGTTTCCGTGGCCCATCGTCAAAGAGATGGCGCGGATGGACTTTTTCCGACTGTGGATTCCGGCTGAGTTTGAGGGCATGGACGCCGGGGTTATGAGCCTGGTGCTGGTGACCGAAGAGTTCAGCAAAGCGTGCGGCGGCATCGCCTTGGCTCTGGCCGGCACGGCTTTGGGGACTTTTCCTATTTTGATCGCCGGCACCGAGGAACAGAAGAAAAGAACACTTCCCCTTCTGGCAAGCGGTGAAGCGCTCGCCGCTTTTTGTCTCACCGAGCCCGAGGCCGGTTCCGATGCCGGCGCCATTCAGACCACCGCCCGGCGCGACGGCGATGACTATGTTCTCAACGGCACCAAGCATTTCATCACCAACGGCGGCGTCGCCCGTTATTACACTGTTATCGCTTCAACCGACGCTTCTCGCGGCAGCCGCGGCGCCTCCGCTTTTCTGGTGGAGGAGGGAACCCCGGGGCTGATCTTTGGCAAAAAAGAGGACAAGATGGGCATCCGCGCCTCTGCCACATGTGAGGTGGTGTTCCAGGATTGCCGCATTCCCAAGACCAATCTGCTGGGCAAGGAGGGCCAGGGATTCATGATTGCAATGAAGACTCTGGATCGATCGCGGCCGGGTGTGGCGGCGCAGGCCCTTGGCATCGCGGCCGGCGCCTTTGACCATGCGGTGCGCTATGCGCGTACTCGGCGCCAATTCGGCGTCAGTATCGCCTCCTTTCAGGCCATTCAATTCATGCTGGCGGATATGGCCACAGAGATCGAGGCTGTGCGCAGCCTGGTCTATGCCACGGCACGCATGATCGATGCCGGGGAAAAGGACTATGCCCGCGAATCGGCCATGTGCAAAGTCAAAGCAGGGGACATGGCCATGAAGGTCACCACCGATGCGGTGCAGATCTTTGGCGGCTATGGGTATATGAAGGATTATCCCATCGAAAAATATATGCGCGACGCCAAGATCACGCAGATCTATGAAGGCACCAACCAGATTCAACGCAACGTCATCGCACGCCACGTCATCAAAGAGAGCGCCAGCCTCTAA
- a CDS encoding YigZ family protein, whose amino-acid sequence MEEDLYFTVKQAADAEQKIKSSRFIGRVFSIPDRDAAEAELARLRKREYDATHHCYAWRLGIGRRENSRFSDDGEPAGTAGRPILQALLAAEVTDALLVVTRYFGGIKLGTGGLARAYSRVAAEVLARAGRREMHLLDSLKLVAPYELYGLVQHQVEKFGGQISETDYDQQVTMRIMVRKSLVEPFKMQIVDASDGRIKVEDRR is encoded by the coding sequence ATGGAAGAGGATCTCTATTTCACCGTCAAACAGGCGGCGGATGCGGAACAGAAGATAAAAAGCTCCCGTTTTATCGGTCGGGTTTTTTCGATCCCTGATCGTGATGCAGCGGAAGCCGAGTTGGCGCGGTTGCGCAAGCGCGAATACGATGCCACCCACCACTGTTACGCTTGGCGGTTGGGAATCGGCCGCCGGGAGAACAGCCGTTTCTCCGACGACGGCGAGCCAGCCGGCACGGCGGGCCGGCCGATCCTGCAGGCGCTTTTGGCCGCAGAAGTGACTGATGCTCTATTGGTGGTGACCCGCTATTTCGGCGGCATTAAATTAGGGACCGGCGGGCTGGCCAGAGCATACAGCCGGGTTGCCGCTGAAGTGTTGGCCCGTGCGGGCCGACGTGAAATGCACTTGCTGGATTCGCTGAAGCTGGTGGCGCCCTATGAGCTCTACGGCCTGGTGCAACATCAAGTGGAAAAATTCGGCGGCCAGATCAGCGAGACCGATTATGATCAACAGGTAACCATGCGGATCATGGTCCGTAAAAGCCTTGTTGAACCATTCAAAATGCAGATCGTCGATGCATCGGACGGCCGAATCAAAGTGGAGGACAGGAGATGA
- a CDS encoding GTP-binding protein → MVKGESLQKALEISKKICMLGSFGVGKSSLVRRFVYDLFDERYLTTIGVQISHRSLPKRMSTFSRSPVNLKLILWDLAHIDTMNDVIKTYFRGSHGAVLVYDITRPESFDRTAEFLLPFREINPNSPVIFAVNKCDLLSPHHANYGLFLEKTKLFNGGSCLFTSARTGERVEEAFHQLGTLLLEADGR, encoded by the coding sequence GTGGTGAAGGGCGAATCGTTGCAAAAAGCGCTGGAAATAAGCAAAAAAATCTGCATGCTGGGCTCCTTCGGCGTCGGCAAATCAAGTCTGGTCCGCCGGTTCGTCTATGATCTTTTCGACGAAAGATATTTGACTACCATCGGCGTGCAAATCAGCCACCGGTCTTTGCCGAAAAGGATGTCCACGTTCAGCCGGAGTCCGGTGAACCTCAAGTTGATCTTGTGGGATCTGGCGCATATTGATACAATGAATGATGTCATCAAAACGTATTTTCGCGGAAGTCACGGCGCCGTGCTGGTCTACGACATCACCCGGCCGGAGAGCTTTGATCGCACAGCGGAGTTTTTGCTTCCATTCCGTGAAATCAATCCCAACAGCCCGGTGATCTTTGCGGTCAATAAGTGCGATCTTTTGTCGCCGCATCATGCCAATTATGGGCTGTTTTTGGAAAAGACCAAGCTCTTCAACGGTGGTTCGTGTCTGTTCACCAGCGCGCGGACCGGTGAACGGGTGGAAGAGGCTTTTCATCAGCTCGGGACCCTCTTATTGGAGGCGGACGGCAGGTGA
- the rnc gene encoding ribonuclease III gives MAVILKELFNRFFGRIGKTYPADTEELCRRLDYHFTDSSLLVHALKHRSFLVVTGEDRLHSNERLELLGDSVLGLLVTEYLYKKFPDEEEGVLTNYKSLLVNRSSLARVACKFNLGDYLLMNEAEEKSGGRTRVSILSDALEALLGAIYLDGGLEAARRIINEHIGRGLEELLAEGAMQNFKSELLEYCQRENLLGPHYAVEAEQGPDHNKTFTVAVTINHEKQGMGVGRSKKIAEQMAAKEALLRMKAE, from the coding sequence ATGGCGGTGATCTTGAAAGAGCTGTTCAATCGGTTTTTCGGCAGGATCGGCAAGACCTATCCGGCGGATACCGAAGAGCTGTGCCGGCGTTTGGATTATCATTTCACTGATTCTTCGTTGCTGGTTCATGCGCTCAAGCATCGTTCCTTTTTAGTGGTTACCGGTGAGGACCGGTTGCACTCCAACGAGCGGCTCGAATTGTTGGGCGATTCGGTGCTTGGGTTGCTGGTGACCGAATATCTGTATAAAAAGTTCCCTGATGAAGAGGAAGGGGTGCTCACCAATTACAAATCCCTGCTGGTGAACCGCTCCAGCCTGGCGCGCGTGGCTTGCAAGTTCAATCTGGGGGATTACCTGTTGATGAACGAGGCGGAGGAAAAATCCGGCGGTCGCACACGGGTCTCCATTCTCTCAGACGCTTTGGAGGCGCTGCTCGGCGCCATCTATCTGGACGGCGGTCTGGAGGCCGCCCGCCGCATCATCAACGAGCATATCGGCCGGGGATTGGAGGAACTGCTTGCTGAAGGCGCTATGCAGAATTTTAAAAGCGAATTGCTTGAGTATTGTCAACGAGAGAACCTATTGGGTCCCCATTATGCGGTGGAAGCGGAACAGGGGCCGGATCATAACAAAACCTTTACTGTGGCTGTGACCATCAACCATGAAAAACAAGGCATGGGCGTCGGACGTTCGAAAAAGATCGCCGAGCAGATGGCGGCCAAGGAAGCGCTGCTGCGCATGAAAGCCGAGTGA